The Candidatus Neomarinimicrobiota bacterium genome has a window encoding:
- a CDS encoding M23 family metallopeptidase: MASNRKYTVLLMSEDGEETKRFRISRRGYRFTVIAAILIVAAGISTVFFFTPRVIDYEKMKSQHTTLMNERLKLAAMLKDLKRIREMDSYIRQSLGMDLEVALQREAVDTFESELGPGVGKNIPLSFRENIPSYMPVEGFISQDYFKSPLARSEDHLGLDIAAKAGSAVHSTASGLVVFSGWTYGYGNLVIISHGDGYFSLYGHNQRNFAEERQWIGRGDVLALVGESGLSSGPHLHFEIWENGNPVDPRAYIIQYQNQDLTVSSDDKG; this comes from the coding sequence ATGGCTTCCAATCGTAAGTATACTGTCTTGCTTATGTCTGAAGATGGGGAGGAAACGAAAAGATTTCGTATCAGCCGTCGAGGCTACAGATTCACTGTAATCGCAGCTATACTTATTGTCGCCGCCGGTATAAGCACAGTTTTTTTCTTTACGCCGCGAGTGATCGATTATGAGAAAATGAAGAGTCAGCACACGACACTCATGAATGAGCGGTTGAAGTTGGCTGCTATGCTTAAGGATTTGAAGAGAATCAGGGAGATGGACAGCTATATCAGGCAGTCCCTCGGTATGGACCTGGAAGTAGCCCTTCAGCGTGAAGCTGTTGACACGTTCGAATCCGAATTGGGACCGGGTGTCGGCAAAAACATACCCCTCTCATTTCGCGAGAATATTCCATCGTATATGCCGGTGGAAGGGTTTATTTCCCAGGATTATTTCAAGAGTCCGCTGGCCCGGTCTGAAGATCATCTCGGGTTAGATATAGCTGCCAAGGCTGGTTCAGCTGTTCACTCCACCGCTTCCGGTCTGGTGGTATTTTCGGGCTGGACATACGGTTACGGGAACCTGGTGATTATCTCCCACGGCGACGGCTACTTTTCCCTCTACGGTCATAATCAGCGCAATTTTGCGGAAGAACGTCAATGGATCGGCAGGGGCGACGTGCTCGCCCTGGTGGGTGAGTCCGGACTATCATCAGGTCCGCATCTTCATTTTGAAATCTGGGAAAATGGTAACCCGGTCGATCCGAGGGCGTACATCATTCAGTACCAGAATCAGGATCTTACAGTGAGCTCAGATGACAAAGGATAG
- a CDS encoding polymer-forming cytoskeletal protein, translating to MTKDSLKHVETMIGEDAVVSGDILLKGGAIIAGKVNGNVITESSVRITRSGHVEGNVKSSDAYIGGVIEGNVTTNGKVVLRSHSVVKGDIVYKQLVIEEGANFVGRCDIASRGKQEGSAKMVVASQPLAPQEDVSRPTGEVT from the coding sequence ATGACAAAGGATAGTCTGAAACATGTTGAAACCATGATCGGTGAGGACGCTGTCGTCAGCGGTGACATTCTCCTTAAAGGTGGTGCTATCATCGCCGGCAAGGTTAACGGCAATGTTATCACAGAGAGTTCTGTACGGATAACCAGATCCGGCCATGTTGAGGGCAATGTGAAATCTTCTGATGCTTATATTGGCGGTGTAATCGAGGGTAATGTGACTACTAATGGTAAAGTAGTGTTGCGTAGCCATTCGGTCGTGAAGGGTGATATTGTCTATAAGCAGCTGGTGATTGAAGAAGGAGCAAATTTTGTGGGCCGCTGTGATATCGCCTCCCGCGGCAAACAGGAGGGGTCTGCGAAGATGGTGGTGGCTTCGCAACCGCTTGCTCCGCAAGAGGACGTTTCAAGGCCGACCGGAGAAGTCACCTGA
- a CDS encoding AtpZ/AtpI family protein: MPADQSFLAKVAQIFSRNVHQSGPYIAASYTLIGAIIGLSLAGYFLDKWLDTSPWLLIAGLIIGLVIGFYEMAKVVFRK; encoded by the coding sequence ATGCCCGCTGACCAATCGTTTCTGGCAAAAGTTGCTCAAATATTCTCCCGCAACGTGCACCAGTCTGGACCATACATAGCCGCTTCCTACACTTTGATTGGGGCGATCATTGGACTTTCCCTTGCGGGCTATTTCCTCGATAAATGGCTGGATACATCTCCGTGGCTCTTGATAGCAGGATTAATTATCGGATTGGTGATCGGGTTCTATGAGATGGCTAAAGTGGTGTTCAGGA